In one Rhinopithecus roxellana isolate Shanxi Qingling chromosome 1, ASM756505v1, whole genome shotgun sequence genomic region, the following are encoded:
- the LOC104659023 gene encoding ethylene-responsive transcription factor ABI4-like, giving the protein MDTSDIRMYAEVLPFHRSSTEIISGELPPPLPPPPLPLPLQPPLQPEHPGAATAAAAAATSAASTAATSPPRTSRHPGCERQCCLLAPPLPQPFPSVTYPLLAALARTFFDTPAPLHHLLGQPRRALGLAVRAERKASSKPLPGRRAVAAAPPAGGGGEETISPTDTPFCGCFAAVATAAANPSPRVRTPQRRGR; this is encoded by the exons GTTCTTCCATTTCATAGATCGTCCACTGAAATTATCTCTGGGG agctgccgccgccgctgccgccgccgccgctgccgctgccgctACAGCCGCCGCTGCAGCCGGAGCATCCGGGAGCCGCCactgccgccgccgctgccgccacTAGCGCTGCTTCCACCGCTGCTACCTCCCCTCCCAGGACCTCGAGACATCCCGGGTGCGAGCGGCAGTGCTGCTTGCTTGCTCCCCCTCTCCCCCAGCCTTTCCCCTCCGTGACCTACCCACTCCTTGCAGCCCTCGCCCGCACCTTCTTCGACACCCCGGCACCCCTGCACCACCTGCTCGGGCAGCCCCGGCGGGCTCTGGGACTTGCTGTGCGCGCCGAGAGGAAGGCAAGCTCCAAACCCCTGCCTGGCAGACGGGCTGTCGCGGCTGCACCaccagcaggaggaggaggagaagaaactATTTCGCCCACCGATACCCCATTCTGCGGGTGCTTTGCCGCTGTCGCTACTGCTGCCGCCAATCCGAGTCCGCGGGTTCGAACACCTCAGCGGCGGGGACGGTAG